The following proteins are encoded in a genomic region of Pseudodesulfovibrio mercurii:
- a CDS encoding HEAT repeat domain-containing protein, whose protein sequence is MADCSDYLALLSSDNKEIVRESAFRAGEDNCVEAVPKLAELLKTNHLGIQEAVDSSLRKIGGRETVEAVIPLLRSDEAPVRNLAMDILREVGNQDMPSLIELTQDEDPDIRIFVADILGSTGNLLAVQPLCEALLRDPEVNVRYQAAVSLGELGMEEATPCLNKAINDEEWVQYSVIEALTKIGHTSSVDALVKALDGASDLVASMIIDSLGEMGNIKAVTMLLKRMADAPTALRNKIVKAIVKILGGKSLTLLSDDERERFRRYLLVALQDEDEEIQDAAIQGLAFVGGEEASSGILRIAGGLDQDRDQDRLRLIIGYLARIGLTEALKAGLLGEDQDVARVAVQVLSQIAPDACSLEDCVCRVLMDAFWRATLPVQRQIVGVVASKGGEQSKEFFIRVLDEHEDGTVLKSAVYLLGEMLRLPEVVDRIFPLMDHQYDDVKEAALDACIAIGGPDVQARFQEMFRSPEPIRRLMATYALGKLGPMENLDILTQAVEDEIPDIRKVAIEALAGSGGDDAVWRPLVLHRLSDESKDVRLTVIEIMGRHYDEEMIPHLLHALNDEDDWVKIRAMDALGEHGTVQAAQVMIDMLKNPNRFVVMKAIEALGNIGGSAAFAALLEVTNSDEYELVSAAEEAISKIQEM, encoded by the coding sequence ATGGCGGATTGTAGCGATTATCTGGCCCTACTGAGCAGCGACAACAAGGAGATCGTCCGGGAGAGCGCCTTCAGGGCCGGAGAGGACAACTGCGTCGAAGCCGTGCCCAAGCTGGCGGAGCTGCTCAAGACCAACCACCTGGGCATCCAGGAGGCGGTGGACAGCTCCCTGCGCAAGATCGGCGGCCGGGAGACCGTCGAGGCGGTCATTCCGCTGCTGCGCAGCGACGAGGCCCCGGTGCGCAACCTGGCCATGGACATCCTGCGCGAGGTGGGCAATCAGGACATGCCCTCGCTCATCGAGCTGACCCAGGACGAGGACCCGGACATCCGTATTTTCGTGGCCGACATCCTCGGCTCCACCGGCAACCTCCTGGCGGTCCAGCCTCTGTGCGAGGCCCTGCTCAGGGACCCGGAGGTCAACGTCCGCTACCAGGCGGCCGTGAGCCTGGGCGAGCTGGGCATGGAGGAGGCCACCCCCTGCCTGAACAAGGCCATCAACGACGAGGAGTGGGTCCAGTATTCCGTGATCGAGGCCCTGACCAAGATCGGGCACACCAGCTCGGTGGACGCCCTGGTCAAGGCCCTGGACGGGGCGTCCGACCTGGTCGCCTCCATGATCATCGACTCCCTGGGCGAGATGGGCAATATCAAGGCCGTGACCATGCTGCTCAAGCGCATGGCCGACGCCCCAACCGCCCTGCGCAACAAGATCGTCAAGGCCATCGTCAAGATTCTCGGCGGCAAGTCTCTGACCCTGCTCAGCGACGACGAGCGCGAGCGCTTCCGCAGGTATCTGTTGGTGGCTCTGCAGGACGAGGACGAGGAGATCCAGGACGCCGCCATCCAGGGGCTGGCCTTCGTGGGCGGCGAGGAGGCTTCGTCCGGCATCCTCAGGATCGCCGGCGGGCTGGACCAGGACCGCGACCAGGACCGGCTGCGGCTGATCATCGGCTACCTGGCCCGGATCGGCCTGACCGAGGCCCTCAAGGCGGGGCTCCTCGGCGAGGACCAGGACGTGGCCCGCGTGGCCGTGCAGGTCCTCTCCCAGATCGCCCCCGACGCCTGCTCCCTGGAGGACTGCGTCTGCCGGGTGCTCATGGACGCCTTCTGGCGGGCGACCCTGCCCGTGCAGCGCCAGATCGTCGGCGTGGTGGCCTCCAAGGGCGGGGAACAGTCCAAGGAATTCTTCATCAGGGTTCTCGACGAGCACGAGGACGGCACCGTGCTCAAGAGCGCGGTCTACCTGCTCGGCGAGATGCTTCGGCTGCCCGAGGTGGTGGACCGGATATTCCCGCTCATGGACCACCAGTACGACGACGTCAAGGAGGCCGCCCTGGATGCCTGCATCGCCATCGGCGGTCCGGACGTGCAGGCCCGCTTCCAGGAGATGTTCCGCAGCCCGGAGCCCATCCGGCGGCTCATGGCCACCTACGCCCTGGGCAAGCTCGGTCCCATGGAGAATCTGGACATCCTGACCCAGGCCGTGGAGGACGAGATTCCGGATATCCGCAAGGTGGCCATCGAGGCCCTGGCCGGGTCCGGCGGCGACGATGCCGTGTGGCGGCCCCTGGTCCTGCACCGGCTGTCCGACGAGAGCAAGGACGTGCGTCTGACGGTGATCGAGATCATGGGCCGACATTACGACGAGGAGATGATCCCGCACCTGCTGCACGCCCTGAACGACGAGGATGACTGGGTCAAGATCCGGGCCATGGACGCCCTGGGCGAGCACGGCACGGTCCAGGCGGCCCAGGTCATGATCGACATGCTGAAAAACCCCAACCGGTTCGTGGTCATGAAGGCCATCGAGGCCCTGGGGAACATCGGCGGCAGCGCGGCCTTCGCGGCCTTGCTGGAGGTGACCAACAGCGACGAGTACGAACTGGTCAGCGCCGCTGAGGAAGCCATCTCCAAGATTCAGGAAATGTAG
- a CDS encoding CheR family methyltransferase, producing MSSLFSKTISLGKELKITDQEFVNLRDFIYAECGIYIADNRKYLLENRLGNRLKKLNLKNFDEYYNLLRFDSAKGAEMKKLYEVITTNETSFYRNPPQLKVFQEEVLPDVLDSCRKKGRRLRIWSAGCSTGEEPYTISIIIHEMLKAEMPGWDIRITANDLSERVLESARRGVYNDYTLRTTPEEVAARYFDMNDGQNKIRSEVKRLVSFGQINLRDRMQLKRVERSQVVFCRNVIIYFDDEMKKRVINAFYDNLLPGGYLIIGHSESLHNITRAFKPIHYPGAIIYQKEE from the coding sequence ATGTCGTCTCTTTTTTCGAAGACCATATCCCTCGGCAAGGAACTCAAGATCACCGATCAGGAGTTCGTCAACCTGCGGGATTTCATCTATGCCGAATGCGGCATCTATATCGCGGACAACCGCAAGTATTTGCTGGAAAACAGGCTCGGCAACAGGCTCAAGAAGCTGAACCTGAAGAATTTCGACGAATACTACAACCTCCTGCGCTTCGACTCGGCCAAGGGCGCGGAGATGAAGAAGCTCTACGAGGTCATCACCACCAACGAGACGAGCTTCTACCGCAACCCGCCGCAGCTCAAGGTCTTCCAGGAGGAGGTCCTGCCCGACGTGCTCGACTCCTGCCGGAAGAAGGGCAGACGGCTGCGCATCTGGTCGGCGGGGTGCTCCACCGGCGAGGAGCCGTACACCATCTCGATCATCATCCACGAGATGCTCAAGGCCGAGATGCCCGGCTGGGACATCCGCATCACCGCCAACGACCTGTCGGAGCGGGTCCTGGAGTCGGCCCGGCGGGGTGTGTACAACGACTACACCCTGCGGACCACTCCGGAGGAGGTCGCCGCGCGCTACTTCGACATGAACGACGGACAGAACAAGATCCGGTCCGAGGTCAAGCGGCTGGTCAGTTTCGGGCAGATCAACCTGCGCGACCGCATGCAGCTCAAGCGGGTGGAGCGTTCCCAGGTCGTTTTTTGCAGAAACGTCATCATCTATTTCGACGACGAGATGAAGAAGCGGGTCATCAACGCGTTCTACGACAACCTGCTGCCGGGGGGATACCTGATCATCGGCCACTCCGAGTCGCTGCACAACATCACCCGTGCGTTCAAGCCCATTCACTATCCGGGTGCCATCATCTATCAAAAGGAGGAGTAG
- a CDS encoding response regulator: protein MPKHILIVDDSKTVRNLVAFIMKKEGFKVTTAEDGLDGLEKLYSLSHVDLIVSDVNMPRMDGLTFIKTVREQAAYRDIPIVVLSTEGQDKDIQTGLTVGANLYMIKPAQPEKLVRNVKMLLG from the coding sequence ATGCCTAAACATATTCTGATAGTGGACGATTCGAAGACGGTCAGGAACCTGGTGGCCTTCATCATGAAAAAGGAAGGGTTCAAGGTGACCACGGCGGAGGACGGCCTGGACGGACTGGAAAAGCTGTACAGCCTGTCCCACGTGGATCTGATCGTATCCGACGTGAACATGCCGCGCATGGACGGCCTGACCTTCATCAAGACCGTCCGGGAGCAGGCCGCCTACCGGGACATCCCCATCGTGGTTTTGTCCACCGAGGGCCAGGACAAGGACATTCAGACGGGATTGACCGTGGGCGCGAATCTGTACATGATCAAACCCGCCCAGCCGGAAAAGCTCGTCCGCAACGTCAAGATGCTGCTGGGTTAG
- a CDS encoding chemotaxis protein CheA: protein MSQDFLDSEILSDFFIEAKEHLETIEPNLLELEKAPDNLGLLNEIFRPMHSLKGASGFLGLNKINGLAHKAENILDELRQGSMRVTGAIMDLILSATDALRTMVDNLETSGVEGDVDTAPIIARIEAALVGELPESPAAEAVTAPAPEAVAPAAEPEPAAAPQPAGDADMAAFHPQPDPDFDPTPYALTTVGEGHLADFLEEAQEIVENLNRCLLAMEGDPGGNDELINDTFRYFHNLKGNSGIIGFKELNSLTHEAETLLNKVRKGEIASSQGLIDLLLAAVDLIEALVTRVDVETGRVEPLDTSVMAQVLQKVTEDGNVDGVAGVVPVGRQAAEAAPEPAAKPASAVVTPALEPAGSDVEYDPEDVALFVQTIEQQFEAALVAFKLLREDSAQKDIVDGLFRTFQTIQNSTGYMGFDEIKEYAGRTVGLVDQARNSDMDFGLMLDILEQEYAILRDMITAAIEKLPGASLSEPAPEAKPKASAPAPAPEPAPAPRAAPEPAPAPAPRAATRPAPVKPAAKPAAKPAPAARTTMPTTAARNGGSQAPAQAQAKPKASSTIRVDHHKLDHLMNVIGELIINRNRYAMLARALEEGQEDVHVVAQQLTETTYAMARISDDLQDTIMKVRMVPVQTVFSRFPRLVRDLSRKSGKQVELIMEGEETEFDKSVVEEIGDPLVHLVRNAVDHGLEDEETRIAQGKKPKGHVWLRAYHKGNSVAIEVEDDGRGMDPEKLRQVAVRKGIVSQEEANAMDDREALDLIFAPGFSSAEKVTDISGRGVGMDVVKTNIKNLKGSVNTQSEVGKGSKLTLTLPLTLAIIDALMVQVGGDTFAIPLDAVSETTKIEVEKLSDINNRKAVTLRGEVLGIVELAELLDMPQSMDERTVLPMVVIQDNDRRLGLVVDRLLERQEIVIKPLGQYLNNFNLKGLSGATIMGDGSVVLILDPHEIYSLSTQLGRKEPLVVAGAIK, encoded by the coding sequence ATGAGCCAGGACTTTCTCGACTCGGAAATCTTGTCCGACTTTTTTATTGAAGCCAAGGAGCACCTGGAGACCATCGAGCCCAACCTGCTCGAACTGGAGAAGGCACCGGACAACCTCGGCCTGTTGAACGAGATCTTCAGGCCTATGCACTCCCTCAAGGGGGCCTCGGGCTTTCTCGGCCTGAACAAGATCAACGGTCTGGCCCACAAGGCGGAGAACATCCTGGACGAATTGCGCCAGGGGTCCATGCGCGTGACCGGGGCGATCATGGACCTGATCCTGTCCGCCACCGACGCCCTGCGGACCATGGTGGACAACCTGGAGACCAGCGGGGTGGAGGGGGACGTGGATACCGCGCCCATCATCGCCCGCATCGAGGCCGCCCTGGTCGGCGAACTGCCGGAGAGCCCCGCGGCCGAGGCCGTGACCGCACCGGCACCCGAGGCCGTCGCGCCCGCCGCCGAGCCCGAACCCGCCGCCGCGCCGCAACCCGCCGGGGATGCCGACATGGCCGCTTTCCACCCGCAGCCCGATCCCGATTTCGATCCCACGCCCTATGCCCTGACCACGGTGGGCGAAGGCCACCTGGCCGACTTTCTGGAGGAGGCGCAGGAGATCGTCGAGAACCTGAACCGCTGTCTCCTGGCCATGGAGGGGGACCCGGGTGGCAACGACGAGCTGATCAACGACACCTTCCGCTATTTTCACAACCTCAAGGGCAACAGCGGCATCATCGGGTTCAAGGAGCTCAACTCCCTGACCCACGAGGCCGAGACCCTGCTGAACAAGGTCCGCAAGGGCGAGATCGCCTCCAGCCAGGGGCTCATCGACCTGCTCCTGGCGGCCGTGGATCTGATCGAGGCCCTGGTGACCAGGGTGGACGTGGAGACCGGCCGCGTGGAGCCGCTGGACACCAGCGTCATGGCCCAGGTCCTCCAGAAGGTCACCGAGGACGGCAACGTGGACGGCGTGGCCGGCGTGGTGCCCGTGGGCCGACAGGCCGCCGAGGCGGCCCCGGAACCCGCCGCGAAGCCCGCTTCGGCCGTCGTAACGCCCGCGCTCGAACCGGCCGGGTCAGACGTCGAATACGACCCCGAGGACGTGGCCCTGTTCGTCCAGACCATCGAGCAGCAGTTCGAGGCCGCGCTGGTGGCTTTCAAGCTGCTGCGCGAGGACTCGGCCCAGAAGGACATTGTCGACGGCCTGTTCCGGACCTTCCAGACCATCCAGAATTCCACGGGCTACATGGGCTTCGACGAGATCAAGGAATACGCGGGCCGGACCGTGGGACTGGTGGACCAGGCCCGCAACTCGGACATGGATTTCGGCCTGATGCTCGACATCCTCGAACAGGAATACGCCATCCTCAGGGACATGATCACGGCGGCCATCGAGAAGCTGCCCGGCGCATCCCTGTCCGAGCCAGCGCCCGAGGCCAAGCCCAAGGCGTCGGCCCCGGCCCCGGCTCCCGAACCCGCTCCGGCCCCAAGGGCCGCGCCAGAACCGGCCCCGGCTCCCGCGCCGCGCGCCGCGACCAGGCCCGCACCGGTCAAGCCCGCAGCCAAACCCGCAGCCAAGCCCGCTCCGGCGGCAAGGACGACCATGCCCACCACCGCCGCAAGGAATGGCGGCAGCCAGGCCCCGGCTCAGGCCCAGGCCAAGCCCAAGGCCTCGAGCACCATCCGCGTGGACCATCACAAGCTCGACCACCTCATGAACGTCATCGGCGAGCTGATCATCAACCGCAACCGCTACGCCATGCTCGCCCGGGCCCTGGAAGAGGGGCAGGAGGACGTGCACGTGGTCGCCCAGCAGCTGACCGAGACCACCTACGCCATGGCCCGCATTTCCGACGACCTTCAGGACACCATCATGAAGGTCCGCATGGTCCCGGTGCAGACCGTGTTCTCCCGCTTCCCCCGGCTGGTCCGGGACCTGAGCCGCAAGTCCGGCAAGCAGGTGGAGTTGATCATGGAAGGCGAGGAGACCGAATTCGACAAGTCCGTGGTCGAGGAGATCGGCGATCCCCTGGTGCACCTGGTGCGCAACGCCGTGGACCATGGCCTCGAGGACGAGGAGACCCGCATCGCCCAGGGCAAGAAGCCCAAGGGACACGTCTGGCTGCGCGCCTACCACAAGGGCAACTCCGTGGCCATCGAGGTCGAGGACGACGGCCGGGGCATGGACCCGGAAAAACTCCGCCAGGTGGCCGTGCGCAAGGGCATCGTCTCCCAGGAGGAGGCCAACGCCATGGACGACCGCGAGGCCCTGGACCTGATCTTCGCGCCGGGCTTCTCGTCCGCCGAGAAGGTCACGGACATCTCCGGGCGCGGCGTGGGCATGGACGTGGTCAAGACCAACATAAAGAACCTCAAGGGCAGCGTGAACACCCAGTCCGAGGTGGGCAAGGGGTCCAAGCTGACCCTGACCCTGCCCCTGACCCTGGCCATCATCGACGCGCTCATGGTCCAGGTAGGCGGCGACACCTTCGCCATCCCCCTGGACGCCGTGTCCGAGACCACCAAGATCGAGGTCGAGAAGCTGTCCGACATCAACAACCGCAAGGCCGTGACCCTGCGCGGCGAGGTGCTCGGCATCGTCGAACTGGCCGAACTGCTCGACATGCCCCAGTCCATGGACGAACGCACCGTCCTGCCCATGGTCGTCATCCAGGACAACGACCGCCGCCTCGGCCTGGTGGTGGACCGCCTCCTCGAACGCCAGGAGATCGTCATCAAGCCGCTCGGCCAGTACCTGAACAACTTCAACCTCAAGGGGTTATCCGGCGCGACCATCATGGGCGACGGCTCCGTGGTGCTTATCCTCGACCCCCACGAGATCTACAGCCTGTCCACCCAGCTTGGCCGCAAGGAGCCCCTGGTCGTGGCCGGCGCCATCAAGTAG
- the ybgF gene encoding tol-pal system protein YbgF has translation MKCLKLLLLAVICLPLVGCAASQKSVETESASTEWRIKSLEESFLNFREQQRKTADEDAKSRADLEKRMQTVEAELAALRAGQAPADAPRGETWSSDLKPDESAWVEGGKPAEGAPMVKNDAEQPWAKVPEPPAAPEAGAEAEPSAAPEPPRTIPEPEVLPRSEAPKPAVAEAAPAPKPVAKPAAKPAPKPAAGGATALYEKGYAQYNAGAFPAARQTFDDFLARYPKNDLTPNALYWKGETYYSEQDYAQAILAFKEVTGRFPKHDKAAAALLKIGMSYDRVGDPDNAIFYLRALVEDFPKSSPAGLGRKELARLGG, from the coding sequence ATGAAATGCCTGAAACTTCTTCTGCTTGCCGTGATCTGCCTGCCCCTGGTGGGCTGCGCCGCCTCGCAGAAGAGCGTTGAGACCGAATCCGCGAGCACGGAGTGGCGCATCAAGAGTCTCGAGGAGAGCTTCCTGAATTTTCGCGAGCAGCAGCGCAAGACGGCCGACGAGGACGCCAAGTCGCGCGCGGACCTGGAGAAGCGCATGCAGACGGTGGAGGCCGAGTTGGCCGCCCTGCGGGCCGGGCAGGCGCCTGCCGATGCGCCGCGCGGCGAGACCTGGTCCTCGGACCTCAAGCCGGACGAGAGTGCCTGGGTGGAGGGCGGCAAGCCCGCCGAGGGCGCTCCCATGGTCAAAAACGACGCGGAGCAGCCGTGGGCCAAGGTGCCCGAGCCGCCCGCCGCGCCCGAAGCGGGTGCCGAGGCCGAGCCGTCCGCCGCGCCCGAGCCGCCCAGGACCATTCCCGAACCCGAGGTCCTGCCGCGTTCCGAGGCCCCCAAACCGGCGGTGGCCGAGGCTGCGCCCGCGCCGAAACCCGTTGCCAAGCCCGCAGCCAAGCCCGCGCCCAAGCCTGCGGCGGGCGGGGCCACGGCCCTGTACGAAAAGGGCTACGCCCAGTACAACGCGGGCGCGTTCCCGGCCGCGCGGCAGACCTTCGACGACTTCCTGGCCCGGTATCCGAAGAACGACCTGACCCCCAACGCCCTGTACTGGAAGGGCGAGACCTACTACTCCGAACAGGACTACGCCCAGGCCATCCTGGCCTTCAAGGAGGTCACGGGCCGGTTCCCCAAGCACGACAAGGCCGCCGCGGCCCTGCTCAAGATCGGCATGTCCTACGACCGGGTGGGCGACCCGGACAACGCGATTTTCTATCTGCGCGCCCTGGTGGAGGATTTCCCCAAGTCATCCCCCGCCGGGCTCGGCCGCAAGGAATTGGCCCGGCTGGGCGGCTAG
- the dprA gene encoding DNA-processing protein DprA yields MDLQREIFACLALKHTPGLGPKVWRELFAAYPSAFDAVRDAPAWHDRGLSARKLARACAREDWRGKAEAEYKEARRLSMDAVTWFDPRFPDSLRQIPDPPALFYVRGDTSLLGNPGVAVVGARECTRLGLETAGRISAQLSKIGITVISGLALGIDRQAHLGGLKGIGSSIAVLGCGLDVDYPPGNGDVRRALYDKGLVVTEYGPGVRPRGGNFPVRNRLISGLSLGVLVAEAAHNSGSLITARLAGEQGKDVFAVPGPIGQPTFTGCHRLIKQGAALVESASDIVEILRYDFARELAHVPDPAPSEEEIGVDVDRAVVKKKRALAVPEEGGGRPRRRVSLVDREALDLNGDEKRVLDLLDGADKMHIDALGRELGWDSPTVSRVLLLLEMRGAVRQLPGMWYLAREDEPADGGSFED; encoded by the coding sequence ATGGACCTGCAACGAGAAATCTTCGCCTGTCTGGCCTTGAAGCACACCCCCGGCCTGGGGCCGAAGGTGTGGCGGGAGCTGTTCGCCGCGTACCCGAGCGCCTTCGACGCGGTGCGCGACGCGCCCGCCTGGCACGACCGGGGGCTGTCGGCCAGGAAGCTGGCCAGGGCCTGCGCCCGCGAGGACTGGCGGGGAAAGGCCGAGGCCGAGTACAAGGAGGCCCGGCGGCTGTCCATGGACGCGGTCACCTGGTTCGATCCCCGGTTCCCCGACTCCCTGCGCCAGATTCCCGATCCCCCGGCCCTGTTCTATGTGCGCGGGGACACGTCCCTGCTCGGCAATCCCGGCGTGGCCGTGGTCGGGGCCAGGGAGTGCACCCGGCTGGGGCTGGAGACCGCCGGACGCATCAGCGCCCAGCTCTCGAAGATCGGCATCACCGTGATCTCGGGGCTGGCCCTGGGCATCGACCGGCAGGCCCACCTGGGCGGGCTCAAGGGGATCGGCTCTTCCATCGCGGTGCTCGGCTGCGGCCTGGACGTGGACTATCCCCCGGGCAACGGCGACGTGCGCCGGGCGCTCTACGACAAGGGACTGGTCGTCACCGAGTATGGGCCGGGCGTCCGGCCCAGGGGCGGGAATTTCCCGGTGCGCAACCGGCTCATCAGCGGGTTGTCCTTGGGGGTGCTGGTGGCCGAGGCCGCCCACAACAGCGGCAGCCTGATCACCGCCCGGCTGGCCGGGGAGCAGGGCAAGGACGTGTTCGCCGTGCCCGGTCCCATCGGGCAGCCGACCTTCACCGGATGCCACCGCCTGATCAAGCAGGGGGCCGCCCTGGTGGAGTCCGCCTCGGACATCGTCGAGATATTGCGTTATGATTTCGCCCGCGAACTGGCCCACGTGCCCGACCCGGCCCCGTCCGAGGAGGAGATCGGGGTTGACGTGGACCGGGCCGTGGTCAAAAAGAAGAGGGCGCTTGCCGTACCCGAAGAGGGGGGAGGGCGCCCGAGGCGGCGGGTCTCCCTGGTGGACCGCGAGGCCCTGGACCTGAACGGGGACGAGAAGCGCGTCCTGGACCTGCTCGACGGTGCGGACAAGATGCACATCGACGCCCTGGGCCGGGAACTGGGCTGGGACTCGCCCACGGTCAGCCGCGTGCTGCTCCTGCTGGAGATGCGCGGCGCGGTGCGCCAGTTGCCCGGCATGTGGTACCTGGCCAGGGAAGACGAACCCGCCGACGGCGGATCATTTGAAGACTAA
- a CDS encoding TMEM165/GDT1 family protein, whose product MDWKLLATTFGTLFVAELGDKTQLACMLMTAKTQKPWTVFLGSSLALVLVSFLGVMFAQFICQYVPTDIIKKIAAVAFVVMGCLIFFDKI is encoded by the coding sequence ATGGATTGGAAATTGCTCGCAACCACCTTCGGTACGCTGTTCGTGGCCGAACTCGGGGACAAGACGCAGCTGGCCTGCATGCTCATGACGGCCAAGACCCAGAAGCCCTGGACCGTGTTTCTGGGCTCGTCCCTGGCCCTGGTCCTGGTCAGCTTCCTGGGGGTCATGTTCGCCCAGTTCATCTGCCAGTACGTGCCCACGGACATCATCAAGAAGATCGCCGCCGTGGCCTTCGTGGTCATGGGCTGTCTGATCTTCTTTGATAAGATTTGA
- a CDS encoding HDOD domain-containing protein, protein MNGDDLKTQVKGEILQVKDLPTLPHVLDKITQLVEDPEASTEAIAKVISTDQVLSAKVLKMVNSPIYGFPGRISSIQHALVLLGFNVVRGIIISTSVFDMMVQAMKGLWEHSLGCATACNIIARRAGFEDPEEYAVAGLLHDLGKVVTAVQLPDTHAAILDTVRTRDLTYFQAEKAVLGFGHDRINAWLARHWGLPPNIREAMTRHHAPQLAEFYKPMSCVVHLGDFLVRLLEFGNSGDDQTAYLRPEALIELKFRMSDLDKVMDEMAGQLLEVSDLTL, encoded by the coding sequence ATGAACGGCGACGATCTGAAGACCCAGGTCAAGGGCGAGATCCTCCAGGTCAAGGACCTGCCGACCCTGCCCCACGTCCTGGACAAGATCACCCAGCTGGTGGAGGACCCCGAGGCCTCCACCGAGGCCATCGCCAAGGTCATCTCCACGGATCAGGTCCTGTCGGCCAAGGTCCTCAAGATGGTCAACTCGCCCATCTACGGCTTTCCCGGCCGGATCAGCTCCATCCAGCACGCCCTGGTCCTGCTCGGCTTCAACGTGGTGCGCGGCATCATCATCTCCACCTCGGTCTTCGACATGATGGTTCAGGCCATGAAGGGGCTGTGGGAGCACTCGCTGGGCTGCGCCACGGCCTGCAACATCATCGCCCGCCGGGCCGGGTTCGAGGACCCCGAGGAATACGCCGTGGCCGGGCTGCTTCACGACCTGGGCAAGGTGGTCACCGCGGTCCAGCTCCCGGACACCCACGCGGCCATCCTCGACACGGTCAGGACCAGGGACCTGACGTATTTCCAGGCCGAGAAGGCCGTGCTCGGCTTCGGCCACGACCGCATCAACGCCTGGCTGGCCCGCCACTGGGGGCTGCCGCCGAACATCCGCGAGGCCATGACCCGGCATCACGCCCCGCAGCTGGCCGAGTTCTACAAGCCCATGTCCTGCGTGGTCCACCTCGGCGACTTCCTGGTCCGGCTCCTGGAGTTCGGCAACTCCGGCGACGACCAGACCGCCTACCTCCGGCCCGAGGCCCTCATCGAGCTCAAGTTCCGCATGAGCGACCTGGACAAGGTCATGGACGAGATGGCCGGACAGCTCCTCGAGGTCTCGGACCTGACCCTCTGA